In Gracilibacillus salitolerans, the sequence CTTACTAATAAATCCCCGCCGACATCATCCGTACACCGATCTAGATCCATTTGTTTTTAACGATTTGATAGGCTTGTTTCGGTTGACGATAGCTGTTGACAATCCCTTTGTTATTTTGGGTTCCAGCTCTCGTCATGAACCAGTCTTCTTCTGTTACTCGACAATCGGCGAACTGCCAGATGAACATGCCAGATATATAATCTTTTTCCATAAAAACATCCAAATTCGCCTCGATAATCATCGCCTGTCGTTCTTCTGTCCCTTTGACTGCAGTTGGTGACCTGTATCCGTATAAACCATCAGCACCAAACTCACTCATAATCATTGGTTTTCCTTTTCCACCTGACTCATCTGCCCAGTTTCTTGCTTGATCAGCTAACTCACTGGGATCTTCACCTGTATACCATTGTGGATATAAATTAAATGATACAATATCAACCAAATCAAAACATAGTTCAGCTGCTCGATGGTGAGAAGCGAAAGTAAGAGGACGACTTTGATCGAGTGCACGAATTTGTTCGAGCTGCTCCTGATACATGTCGCGCCCTTCTTCGGTATTACTCGCACACTCGTTTAAAATTCCCCAAATAATAATAGATGGATGGTTGTAATGATTTTCTACCATTTCTCGATTTACCTGCTCACACTGCTTACGGAAAAGCGGATGTTGCATTCGCTCTAAGCTTAAACCACGAGCATGGTTTTCCTCCCAAACAAGAAAACCCATCTCATCACATAAATCAAGAAAAAGCTCATCATTTGGGTAGTGGCTTGTGCGGACAGCATTTGCCCCCATATCCTTCATCAGTTCTAAATCTTTCACCATCAAACTTAACGGAAAAGACGCACCGACAATCGCATGATCCTCATGACGATTAAACCCTTTTAAAACAACATTCTCACCATTTACTTGGATCTTTCCATTTTCTGTTGTGACTTCTCGAAATCCAATTCGCTCTATATAATCGTCAACAACCACTTCATCTGCTTTTTTCACTAGTTGAAGTTCTAACTCATATAAATGAGGGGCATCTGCTGACCATGCGGACACATTTAACCCTTCAATCAAATGCGTAAGCTTAATGTACGCTGAATTGTCATGTTGTTTAAGACCAACCTCAAACGATTGATTAGCGATTTTCCCTTCTAAATAATAATCGTCTGGTGTAGCCTCCAATACCTCGATATCAACCTCTAATTCCAAATTCCAAATCTCCCCCACTTTGACAGGGACGCTTTTCACCTGATTCACCATTACACTGTCAATCCATTCGATCGCAACCGGACGTATGATACCACCATACGTATAATAATCATTAGGTATATGTAATGAGGACTGTTCCGTGAAACGGTTGTCGACCATGATCATTAACTCATGCTCGCCTGCTTTCACATTTTTGATTAGATGAGAAAAAGGAGTGTAGGCATTATAATGAGAGGTAACATAATTTCCGTCCAGATAAATCTCTGCCGTATGACTAATCCCTTTACAGACCAGGTGTAAATGAGTGGCGTTCTTTATCATGATCTTTTTACGATAGGCTGCTTTTCCGCGATAATTGGCAAAGGAGGGGTGTGACTCCCAACAACTAGGGACAGGCAATTGATAATCAAAACCCTGCACGTCCTCCACTGTACTATTCTCATCGATAGGCTGAAAATCCCATAGTCCATCTAATTCTTGATATCTTCTTACATGATGGTTTTGAAACAAACGTATCATAACATGACTTCCTTTCGTTCCCCTTGTATGGTTGTAACTTTGTCAAACGTCTTCAAACTAAAATGCATGACTATCAACACGAAACCACTTAAGCCACATACTGGAATAAGTCCCGGTATCGTCTTCATCATCATACAAAACATTGAAACCGTTATCAACAATAACAATGTATTCAAAGGGTGAACAAATAACAACAAAAAAGCATGCTTTAAAATCGAGACAAGTGAAGCTCGAAAATGGATATGCACAGGAATGATGAATAAACAAAGACACACGAATAAAACAAAAACCGTTAAAATGGGAAAATAACTTAACTGTAGCAACGAATGACTGATCACATTAGCAATGGATAAATTAATATATAACAATAAACCAATTAATGTTAATAGCCAACCGACTCCATTACTTTTGAAAAATTCCTTTTTAAAAACGCTATAAAATTTTTTCGTTATTTTAATATCACTTTCACCTGTTAACCATTTTCTCACAATATAAAAAGTAGCAGTCATTGCCGGGAACAACCCGAAAAAAAGCAGACCCAGCAAACTAAAAGTAATTGCTAACATATTTAAATAGACAACTCTTAAAACAAAGTCAGCAAGATAATACACCCGTTCCATTCCTGTCATTTCCAATCCCCTCACTCTCCCTTCTTACTCTTTAACTGAACCTAAAGTGATACCATGAATAAAGTATCTTTGTAAAAATGGATAAACCACTAAAACAGGGATCATCGCTATAAAGATTTTGGCAGCATCAATTGTTCGGTTTGATAACTCACTCATTCGTTTGTATTGATCCTCTGTCATTGTAGAAGGATCGACGGATACCACCAGTTGTTGAATATACGTTTGTAAAGGATAAAACTCTTCTCTTGTCATGAAAATAAGGCCATACAAAAACTCATTCCAATGGTAGACAATACTAAAGAGCGAAACGGTTGCGAGAACCGGAATAGATAACGGAATAAATACTTTCGTTAAAATATACCACGGGCCTGCACCATCTACTAAAGCAGCCTCTTCCAAAGAAGAAGGAAGGTTTCTAAAAAAGTTAATGGTGAGAATAATATTAAAAACAATCGTTTGGGCACCACCAACTAACACTAAAGCCCAAATACTGTTCATTAAACCGTAAGCTTTCACCGTAAGATAAAGAGGGATCAACCCACCATTAAATAACATTGTAAAAATCAACGTCCACATTAACAGATTACGTCCCTTAAAATCTTTAACGGTCTTAGATAACGGATAAGCCATAAGAGGCACAATAATAAAATTAAGCCCGGCACCTAAGATAACACGTTGTATCGATATCCAGAAAGATTTAAAAAATTGACTATCTTGTAATAACTGTTGATAGGAATTAAAGTTAAATTCTACTGGCCATAAGGCAACAGCACCAGCCGCTGCAGCTGTCTTAGAACTTAAAGATAAAGATAACGTATACCATAAAGGTAAAATACAAGTAATTGCAATCGATACTAATATAATAATCAAAACAGCATCCGCTATTTTGGAAGATAATGATTTACTTCTTAACATATGCTATTTCCCCCTCCCTTAAAAGATACGGTAGTTTGTAAATCGATAAGCCAAATAATACGACATACTAATTAAAATAAAACCTGCGACAGATTTTAATACGCCGACAGCAGTCGCCAATTCATACTGCAAATTTAATAAACCTGCCCGATAAACCCATGTATCAATAATATCTCCTGTTGAATAAACAAGAGGATTATACAAGTTAAATATTTGATCAAATCCTGCATTTAGTACATTTCCTAAACTTAATACTGCTAATAAAACGGCTGTAGTTCGAATTCCAGGCAATGTAACATGCCAAAGCATACGGAGTCTCGAAGCACCATCAATACCTGCAGCTTCATATAATGCAGGATTGATTCCAGTTAATGCAGCTAAATATATAATCGTATTAAACCCGAATTCCTTCCACACATCACTTCCTACTACTAAGAAAGGAAAGAGATCTGCTCTTCCGAAAAATAAAATTGGATCAATACCGAAGACTCCAAACAATTGATTAATCGGTCCACCATAAGCAAAAATATCCAGTAATACCCCGCCTAAAATAACCCATGAAAGAAAATGGGGTAAATAAACAATCGTTTGGATCGACCTTTTTAAGCCCATATATCTCACTTCATTCAACATTAAGGCAAAGACGAGAGGGACGATAAGATTTCCAATAATCTTCATAATAGCAATATAGATCGTATTAAAAAACACGTTTACCGTATCACTCAATTCAAACATATACCGGAATGTCTCCAGTCCTACAAACTCCGAGCCAAAAACACCCTCTCCTGGATTGTAGTCTTGA encodes:
- a CDS encoding carbohydrate ABC transporter permease, with protein sequence MLRSKSLSSKIADAVLIIILVSIAITCILPLWYTLSLSLSSKTAAAAGAVALWPVEFNFNSYQQLLQDSQFFKSFWISIQRVILGAGLNFIIVPLMAYPLSKTVKDFKGRNLLMWTLIFTMLFNGGLIPLYLTVKAYGLMNSIWALVLVGGAQTIVFNIILTINFFRNLPSSLEEAALVDGAGPWYILTKVFIPLSIPVLATVSLFSIVYHWNEFLYGLIFMTREEFYPLQTYIQQLVVSVDPSTMTEDQYKRMSELSNRTIDAAKIFIAMIPVLVVYPFLQRYFIHGITLGSVKE
- a CDS encoding YesL family protein; its protein translation is MTGMERVYYLADFVLRVVYLNMLAITFSLLGLLFFGLFPAMTATFYIVRKWLTGESDIKITKKFYSVFKKEFFKSNGVGWLLTLIGLLLYINLSIANVISHSLLQLSYFPILTVFVLFVCLCLFIIPVHIHFRASLVSILKHAFLLLFVHPLNTLLLLITVSMFCMMMKTIPGLIPVCGLSGFVLIVMHFSLKTFDKVTTIQGERKEVML
- a CDS encoding glycoside hydrolase family 2 protein — its product is MIRLFQNHHVRRYQELDGLWDFQPIDENSTVEDVQGFDYQLPVPSCWESHPSFANYRGKAAYRKKIMIKNATHLHLVCKGISHTAEIYLDGNYVTSHYNAYTPFSHLIKNVKAGEHELMIMVDNRFTEQSSLHIPNDYYTYGGIIRPVAIEWIDSVMVNQVKSVPVKVGEIWNLELEVDIEVLEATPDDYYLEGKIANQSFEVGLKQHDNSAYIKLTHLIEGLNVSAWSADAPHLYELELQLVKKADEVVVDDYIERIGFREVTTENGKIQVNGENVVLKGFNRHEDHAIVGASFPLSLMVKDLELMKDMGANAVRTSHYPNDELFLDLCDEMGFLVWEENHARGLSLERMQHPLFRKQCEQVNREMVENHYNHPSIIIWGILNECASNTEEGRDMYQEQLEQIRALDQSRPLTFASHHRAAELCFDLVDIVSFNLYPQWYTGEDPSELADQARNWADESGGKGKPMIMSEFGADGLYGYRSPTAVKGTEERQAMIIEANLDVFMEKDYISGMFIWQFADCRVTEEDWFMTRAGTQNNKGIVNSYRQPKQAYQIVKNKWI
- a CDS encoding ABC transporter permease, producing MKSKGFAKHYYMMLIPGFVWLTLFSIVPMFGIMIAFQDYNPGEGVFGSEFVGLETFRYMFELSDTVNVFFNTIYIAIMKIIGNLIVPLVFALMLNEVRYMGLKRSIQTIVYLPHFLSWVILGGVLLDIFAYGGPINQLFGVFGIDPILFFGRADLFPFLVVGSDVWKEFGFNTIIYLAALTGINPALYEAAGIDGASRLRMLWHVTLPGIRTTAVLLAVLSLGNVLNAGFDQIFNLYNPLVYSTGDIIDTWVYRAGLLNLQYELATAVGVLKSVAGFILISMSYYLAYRFTNYRIF